One region of Glycine max cultivar Williams 82 chromosome 9, Glycine_max_v4.0, whole genome shotgun sequence genomic DNA includes:
- the LOC100808177 gene encoding protein PIN-LIKES 6 isoform X1: MATVERILLALQNEGAGGESLLGSIKIAVMPIVKVFTMCSLGLLMASKYVNILPASGRKLLNGLVFTLLLPCLIFSQLGQAVTLEKMLAWWFIPMNVVLSSIAGSLIGFVVATIVRPPYPFFKFTIVQIGIGNIGNVPLVLISALCRDQSNPFGDMEKCSTDGTAYVSFGQWVGAIILYTYVFQMLAPPPEGTFEIDNESVPLKSTPMSDATPEQAPLLANEEGVTSTAQNKKWEIKDVLAFLYEKLKLKQILQPPIIASILAMTLGAIPFLKKLIFTPDGPLFFFTDSCMILGEAMIPCILLALGGNLIDGPGSSKLGFRTTAAIIFARLLLVPLVGLGIVTLADKLGFLPSDDKMFRFVLLLQHSMPTSVLAGAVANLRGCGRNAAAVLFWVHIFAIFSMAGWIILYLNILF; encoded by the exons ATGGCCACGGTGGAGAGGATCCTGTTGGCCCTGCAGAATGAGGGTGCAGGAGGAGAATCCTTGTTGGGGTCAATAAAAATTGCTGTGATGCCCATAGTTAAAGTGTTCACCATGTGTTCCTTGGGACTCCTTATGGCTTCCAAGTATGTTAACATCTTGCCTGCTTCTGGAAGAAAGCTTTTGAATGGG CTGGTCTTTACACTCTTGCTACCTTGCTTGATTTTCTCCCAATTGGGACAAGCTGTTACTTTGGAGAAGATGCTTGCTTG gtggtTTATTCCTATGAATGTTGTCCTGAGTTCCATAGCAGGCTCACTCATTGGTTTTGTTGTTGCCACGATCGTCCGTCCCCCATACCCTTTCTTTAAGTTTACAATTGTACAGATTGGAATCG GGAATATTGGGAATGTTCCACTTGTCCTGATTTCTGCTTTGTGTCGAGACCAATCCAATCCCTTTGGAGACATGGAAAAATGCAGCACAGATGGAACTGCCTATGTATCATTTGGCCAGTGG GTCGGTGCTATCATCCTATATACATATGTATTTCAAATGTTGGCGCCTCCTCCAGAAGGCACATTTGAGATTGATAATGAAAGTGTTCCCTTGAAGAGCACTCCAATGAGTGATGCTACACCTGAACAAGCTCCATTGCTCGCTAATGAGGAGGGGGTCACTTCAACAGCTCAAAATAAGAAGTGGGAG ATTAAAGACGTCTTGGCATTCCTATATGAGAAATTGAAGCTTAAGCAAATTCTTCAACCCCCTATCATTGCATCA ATCCTTGCCATGACACTAGGGGCAATCCCATTTCTCAAGAAACTGATCTTTACACCTGATGGTCCACTGTTCTTCTTTACAGACAGCTGCATGATTCTTGG GGAGGCCATGATTCCTTGCATTCTGTTGGCACTGGGAGGCAACCTTATTGATG GACCTGGAAGTTCAAAGCTTGGTTTTCGGACAACTGCTGCTATTATTTTTGCACGGTTACTTTTAGTGCCTCTGGTTGGACTTGGGATTGTCACGTTGGCTGACAAGCTTGGTTTTCTTCCCTCTGATGACAAGATGTTTCGATTTGTCCTCCTCCTTCAGCATTCAATGCCAACATCCGTCCTTGCAG GTGCTGTTGCTAATTTAAGAGGTTGTGGGAGGAATGCAGCTGCTGTATTGTTTTGGGttcatatttttgctatattCTCAATGGCAGGATGGATTATTCTATATCTAAACATACTCTTCTGA
- the LOC100808700 gene encoding uncharacterized protein, whose translation MEPVLLPSLVIMLVLVLCFESLPSVRAQSTTTSPGSSSTREEAKALDALLQQFAYKDLVNPKTGIIYNATQLPSNLTGIEVAALRLRSGSLRRKGFQAYNEFEIPKGLIVSPYVERLVLVYQNLDNRSSSYYYPLPNYTYLAPVLGLLAYEGSNLSATNLSELDIDASESPILVKFRDVKPAPHGAVAKCIWFDLQGSSNFSNVTGGNTCSTTQQGHFSIVVKSIAPLAPSPAPAGAAPKGEGEKGNNNNEKVWIIVGSVVGGLVLLVLLSLLVLWMSKYKQKMKMQQMERAAEVGEPLQMSSIGDTKAPAATVTRTQPTLEHEYAP comes from the coding sequence ATGGAGCCTGTTCTTCTTCCAAGTCTAGTAATAATGCTTGTTCTTGTTCTGTGCTTTGAATCACTTCCTAGTGTTAGGGCTCAGTCTACTACTACTTCTCCCGGGTCATCTTCAACAAGGGAAGAAGCAAAGGCTCTTGATGCACTTCTCCAACAATTTGCTTACAAGGACTTGGTGAATCCAAAAACAGGTATCATTTACAATGCAACTCAACTTCCTTCCAATTTGACTGGGATTGAGGTTGCAGCATTGAGATTAAGGAGTGGAAGTCTAAGGAGAAAAGGGTTCCAGGCATACAATGAGTTTGAAATTCCCAAGGGACTCATTGTGAGTCCTTATGTGGAAAGGCTTGTGTTGGTGTACCAAAATCTGGATAATAGGTCCAGCAGTTACTACTACCCTTTGCCTAATTATACTTATTTGGCTCCAGTGTTGGGACTACTAGCTTATGAAGGTTCAAATTTGTCGGCTACAAATTTATCAGAACTAGACATAGATGCATCTGAGAGCCCTATATTGGTCAAGTTTAGGGATGTAAAACCAGCTCCTCATGGTGCTGTTGCAAAATGTATTTGGTTTGATTTGCAAGGTTCTTCCAATTTCAGCAATGTAACAGGAGGCAACACATGTTCTACTACTCAACAGGGTCATTTCTCTATAGTGGTTAAATCTATTGCTCCTTTAGCACCTTCTCCAGCTCCGGCAGGTGCTGCTCCTAAAGGGGAAGGTGAGAAGGGGAATAACAATAATGAGAAAGTGTGGATCATTGTAGGGTCTGTTGTGGGTGGACTAGTATTGCTTGTGTTGTTGTCACTTCTAGTTTTGTGGATGAGCAAGTACAAACAGAAGATGAAAATGCAACAGATGGAAAGGGCTGCAGAGGTGGGAGAGCCTCTTCAAATGTCTTCAATTGGGGATACAAAAGCACCTGCTGCAACAGTAACAAGAACACAACCAACCCTTGAACATGAATATGCGCCATGA
- the LOC100795802 gene encoding uncharacterized protein LOC100795802 codes for MAYRRRQGISKSSTFKEEFHDPSLEDDNASPSIFSSSSTPPPSSLAAQAIKAAASRREPSLSFAFAPAEFDHQRSKSFGAYGNGNSKSGGFWGVIAQKAKSILDDDKPTPQHDTMPQTQTLKSHSFNTFSDPSAVQNSPSQFKPGYESLDSSRKMDNPKFRKGLDKITSSLNQLGDTFEKAFEEGRTIVGSKTADLRTQIRRKGSNFGDTNQTSDLRNPFQEADQTQTQSSHETKLKASRDVAMATAAKAKLLLRELKSVKADLAFAKARCAQLEEENKVLRDREGSDKGQNREDDDLIRHQLETLLAEKARLASENEKYSRENRFLREIVEYHQLTMQDVVYIDEGMEEVNEVYPVDDSRITRLLSVSPHSSDEDVLVSPSPPMLSKEIFTVPEEDSKSISKDGAPSTVSVSPHTK; via the exons ATGGCGTACAGGAGAAGGCAAGGTATATCCAAGTCTTCCACCTTCAAGGAAGAATTTCATGATCCATCATTGGAAGATGACAATGCTTCTCCTTCAATCTTCTCATCTTCTTcaacaccaccaccatcatctcTCGCTGCTCAAGCCATCAAAGCTGCTGCTTCTCGTCGTGAACCTTCTCTTTCCTTTGCTTTTGCCCCCGCCGAGTTTGACCATCAAAGATCCAAG AGCTTTGGGGCTTATGGAAATGGCAACTCCAAGTCTGGTGGTTTCTGGGGTGTGATTGCGCAGAAAGCCAAATCAATTCTGGATGATGATAAGCCAACCCCACAACATGACACCATGCCTCAAACCCAAACGCTCAAGTCACACTCATTTAATACCTTTTCAGATCCTTCTGCAGTTCAG AACTCCCCTTCACAATTCAAGCCTGGATATGAATCCCTTGACTCGAGTAGAAAAATGGACAATCCTAAATTTCGGAAGGGCTTGGATAAAATCACTTCGTCCCTCAATCAACTAGGTGACACTTTTGAGAAAGCTTTTGAG GAAGGCCGAACAATTGTGGGGAGTAAGACAGCAGATCTGAGAACTCAAATAAGGCGAAAAGGAAGTAACTTTGGGGACACAAACCAAACTTCAGATTTGAGAAATCCGTTTCAAGAAGCAGACCAGACACAGACTCAATCTAGCCATGAAACAAAACTCAAGGCATCACGCGAC GTGGCAATGGCAACAGCTGCCAAAGCAAAATTACTTCTTCGCGAGCTAAAATCCGTTAAAGCAGATTTGGCTTTTGCTAAAGCAAGGTGTGCTCAACTTGAGGAAGAGAACAAAGTACTCCGGGACCGAGAGGGCAGCGATAAGGGACAGAACCGTGAAGATGATGATCTG ATAAGGCATCAATTGGAGACACTTCTAGCTGAGAAGGCTCGTCTGGCAAGCGAGAATGAGAAATATTCTCGGGAAAACCGTTTCTTGAGGGAAATTGTGGAGTACCATCAGCTGACTATGCAGGATGTGGTGTATATAGATGAGGGCATGGAAGAAGTCAATGAAGTTTACCCTGTGGATGACAGTAGGATCACACGGTTACTATCTGTCTCTCCACACTCATCTGATGAGGATGTTCTGGTCTCACCAAGTCCACCTATGCTGTCAAAAGAAATATTTACTGTGCCGGAAGAAGATAGTAAGAGCATATCAAAAGATGGGGCTCCTTCTACTGTCTCAGTTTCTCCACATACAAAAtga
- the LOC100808177 gene encoding protein PIN-LIKES 6 isoform X2 has translation MLAWWFIPMNVVLSSIAGSLIGFVVATIVRPPYPFFKFTIVQIGIGNIGNVPLVLISALCRDQSNPFGDMEKCSTDGTAYVSFGQWVGAIILYTYVFQMLAPPPEGTFEIDNESVPLKSTPMSDATPEQAPLLANEEGVTSTAQNKKWEIKDVLAFLYEKLKLKQILQPPIIASILAMTLGAIPFLKKLIFTPDGPLFFFTDSCMILGEAMIPCILLALGGNLIDGPGSSKLGFRTTAAIIFARLLLVPLVGLGIVTLADKLGFLPSDDKMFRFVLLLQHSMPTSVLAGAVANLRGCGRNAAAVLFWVHIFAIFSMAGWIILYLNILF, from the exons ATGCTTGCTTG gtggtTTATTCCTATGAATGTTGTCCTGAGTTCCATAGCAGGCTCACTCATTGGTTTTGTTGTTGCCACGATCGTCCGTCCCCCATACCCTTTCTTTAAGTTTACAATTGTACAGATTGGAATCG GGAATATTGGGAATGTTCCACTTGTCCTGATTTCTGCTTTGTGTCGAGACCAATCCAATCCCTTTGGAGACATGGAAAAATGCAGCACAGATGGAACTGCCTATGTATCATTTGGCCAGTGG GTCGGTGCTATCATCCTATATACATATGTATTTCAAATGTTGGCGCCTCCTCCAGAAGGCACATTTGAGATTGATAATGAAAGTGTTCCCTTGAAGAGCACTCCAATGAGTGATGCTACACCTGAACAAGCTCCATTGCTCGCTAATGAGGAGGGGGTCACTTCAACAGCTCAAAATAAGAAGTGGGAG ATTAAAGACGTCTTGGCATTCCTATATGAGAAATTGAAGCTTAAGCAAATTCTTCAACCCCCTATCATTGCATCA ATCCTTGCCATGACACTAGGGGCAATCCCATTTCTCAAGAAACTGATCTTTACACCTGATGGTCCACTGTTCTTCTTTACAGACAGCTGCATGATTCTTGG GGAGGCCATGATTCCTTGCATTCTGTTGGCACTGGGAGGCAACCTTATTGATG GACCTGGAAGTTCAAAGCTTGGTTTTCGGACAACTGCTGCTATTATTTTTGCACGGTTACTTTTAGTGCCTCTGGTTGGACTTGGGATTGTCACGTTGGCTGACAAGCTTGGTTTTCTTCCCTCTGATGACAAGATGTTTCGATTTGTCCTCCTCCTTCAGCATTCAATGCCAACATCCGTCCTTGCAG GTGCTGTTGCTAATTTAAGAGGTTGTGGGAGGAATGCAGCTGCTGTATTGTTTTGGGttcatatttttgctatattCTCAATGGCAGGATGGATTATTCTATATCTAAACATACTCTTCTGA
- the LOC100500566 gene encoding NADH dehydrogenase [ubiquinone] 1 alpha subcomplex subunit 1 produces MNLRWMEAVLPLGIIAGMLCVMGNAQYYIHKSAHGRPKHIGNDMWDVAMERRDKKLVEQASPSN; encoded by the exons atGAACTTGAGATGGATGGAAGCGGTGCTGCCGCTGGGAATCATAGCGGGAATGCTCTGCGTCATGGGAAACGCTCAGTATTACATTCACAAATCCGCGCATGGCAGA CCTAAGCACATCGGGAACGATATGTGGGACGTGGCCATGGAACGAAGGGACAAGAAGCTTGTCGAGCAAGCCTCTCCCTCCAATTAA
- the LOC100797923 gene encoding uncharacterized protein, with protein MAANSGNISFASSQSSSQIHGSTDTVQVAVCSLCQKALSPDNEMASDLASSGVCGDCKFLLLEDFGNHTVTQSSRRRLRGRFRHNSSESVENNFSQQIPHVVNTVRQHQSAVSGEDDQLVDGDTPAWSLQYASTHTTPSGSRRWRQVLSDTDSDGFDNWNSLYGENESSASFRQYRVPHGETDSFSHSAYGGDSDISMDTHSFEGTGVFNLPDEGDEFDSDTDIDPMHAGLSQWISTDEDDEEEEEEEEEGDREWELAEAEEAEATSHLQIFFTSSPSESRDRINSTESGGMFSQIIRETWHGFEDVDLPHGANFGDYLDARHFEDLLEHLAENDSSRRGAPPAAVSFVNNLPRVVIGKEHEKHGELVCAICKDVLAPRTEVNQLPCSHLYHINCILPWLSARNSCPLCRYELPTDDKDYEEGKQNIDSRNVIHERQRIDVTDDSYSDVSDGDEVNGSGQGGIRQRLLSSGSTVDSSATRSGRGRWFFLAAAPIVSLVGIVLVLWLGNNSQNEGSRHLGSHYLSGQNQHAVHAYSSPNQRESRSRRWWCPF; from the coding sequence ATGGCCGCAAATTCTGGGAATATCTCGTTTGCGTCGTCTCAGTCTAGTTCACAGATTCATGGGAGCACTGATACTGTCCAGGTTGCAGTGTGTTCTCTTTGTCAAAAGGCCCTATCACCTGATAATGAGATGGCAAGCGATCTTGCTAGCAGTGGTGTGTGTGGTGATTGTAAATTTTTGTTACTTGAAGACTTTGGGAATCATACAGTTACCCAAAGCTCACGAAGGAGGCTTAGAGGAAGATTCAGGCACAATAGTTCTGAATCCGTTGAGAATAATTTCTCACAACAGATTCCCCATGTGGTTAATACTGTGAGACaacatcagtcagctgtgtctGGGGAGGATGATCAACTTGTAGATGGTGATACCCCTGCTTGGTCATTGCAATATGCTAGTACACATACTACCCCTAGTGGGTCTAGAAGGTGGAGGCAGGTTCTCTCTGACACTGACAGTGATGGTTTTGATAATTGGAATTCTCTTTATGGTGAAAATGAATCTAGTGCGAGTTTTAGACAGTACAGAGTTCCCCATGGCGAGACTGATTCTTTCTCTCACAGTGCTTATGGAGGCGACTCAGATATCTCTATGGATACTCATAGTTTTGAAGGCACTGGAGTCTTTAATTTAccagatgaaggagatgagttTGACAGTGATACTGACATAGATCCAATGCATGCTGGTCTCAGCCAATGGATTTCtactgatgaagatgatgaagaagaggaggaggaggaggaggagggggaTAGGGAATGGGAATTAGCCGAGGCTGAGGAAGCTGAAGCCACATCCCaccttcaaatttttttcacCTCTAGTCCAAGTGAGAGCAGGGATCGCATTAATTCTACTGAATCTGGGGGAATGTTTAGCCAGATAATCCGAGAGACCTGGCATGGTTTTGAGGATGTTGATTTACCTCATGGAGCAAACTTTGGGGATTATCTTGATGCTAGACATTTTGAAGATCTGCTTGAGCATCTGGCTGAGAATGACAGCTCAAGACGAGGAGCGCCTCCTGCTGCTGTGTCTTTCGTGAATAATCTGCCACGTGTAGTCATTGGCAAGGAACATGAGAAGCACGGCGAACTAGTTTGTGCCATTTGCAAGGATGTCTTGGCACCCCGCACTGAAGTAAATCAACTTCCATGCTCTCACCTTTATCACATCAATTGCATTTTGCCATGGTTGAGTGCCCGAAATTCATGTCCTCTTTGTCGGTACGAACTTCCAACTGATGATAAGGACTATGAAGAGGGAAAGCAGAACATTGATAGTAGAAATGTGATCCATGAGAGGCAACGAATAGATGTAACAGATGATAGTTATTCTGATGTTTCTGATGGAGATGAGGTGAATGGTAGTGGTCAAGGTGGAATACGGCAAAGACTTCTGAGCTCAGGTTCCACTGTGGATTCTTCTGCAACAAGAAGTGGTAGAGGAAGATGGTTTTTTCTTGCTGCAGCTCCAATTGTTAGTCTAGTGGGCATTGTTCTTGTCTTGTGGTTGGGTAACAACTCTCAGAATGAAGGAAGTAGACATCTGGGCAGTCACTACTTATCCGGGCAAAACCAACACGCTGTTCATGCTTATTCCTCTCCAAACCAGAGGGAGAGTAGAAGCAGAAGGTGGTGGTGCCCATTTTAA